Proteins encoded together in one Macadamia integrifolia cultivar HAES 741 chromosome 8, SCU_Mint_v3, whole genome shotgun sequence window:
- the LOC122087229 gene encoding ATP-dependent Clp protease proteolytic subunit 5, chloroplastic-like codes for MAHSCVATSASAFRVDSLVFSSHSTSRREIHWVSLPIGNEPSRKLRKSLSNGKTIRRCSSTMAVYSNEFLEPEGSLRQGIWSIREDLQVPSSPYFPPYAQGAQGPPQMVLERFQSVVSQLFQHRIIRCGGAVDDDMANIIVSQLLYLDAVDPNKDIVMYVNSPGGSVTAGMAIFDTMRHIRPDVSTVCVGLAASMGAFILSAGTKGKRYSLPNSRIMIHQPLGGAQGGQTDIDIQANEMLHHKANLNGYLSYQTGQSLEKINQDTDRDFFMSAKEAKDYGLIDGVVMNPLKALQPLTASAE; via the exons ATGGCGCATTCTTGCGTCGCAACCTCCGCTTCGGCTTTCAGAGTCGACTCCCTTGTCTTCTCCTCCCACTCTACTTCACGCCGTGAAATTCACTGGGTATCCTTGCCGATCGGGAACGAACCCTCCAG GAAGTTAAGGAAGTCGCTTTCTAATGGGAAAACCATTCGAAGATGTTCTTCGACGATGGCAGTTTACTCCAATGAGTTTTTGGAACCAGAAGGGAGTTTGCGACAAGGGATTTGGTCCATCAG GGAGGATTTGCAAGTTCCATCTTCACCGTACTTTCCACCCTATGCACAAGGAGCACAAGGGCCTCCTCAAatggtgctagagcgtttccaGAGCGTTGTTAGCCAGCTCTTTCAGCAT AGGATAATACGTTGTGGTGGTGCTGTTGATGATGACATGGCGAACATTATTGTTTCACAGCTTCTCTATCTTGATGCCGTCGATCCGAACAAG GATATTGTCATGTACGTGAACTCTCCTGGAGGATCAGTGACAGCTG GTATGGCCATATTTGATACGATGAGGCATATCCGACCTGATGTTTCAACTGTATGTGTAGGACTGGCTGCTAG TATGGGGGCTTTTATTCTTAGTGCTGGCACCAAGG GAAAACGGTATAGCTTACCAAACTCAAGGATAATGATACATCAACCCCTTGGTGGAGCTCAAGGTGGCCAAACTGATATAGACATTCAG GCAAATGAGATGTTGCATCACAAGGCTAATTTGAATGGGTACCTCTCCTACCAAACTGGCCAGAGCCTTGAGAAGATCAATCAGGACACTGACCGTGATTTCTTCATGAGTGCAAAAGAAGCTAAAGATTATGGGCTCATAGATGGTGTCGTCATGAACCCTCTTAAAGCCCTTCAACCACTAACAGCTAGTGCTGAATAG
- the LOC122086877 gene encoding uncharacterized protein LOC122086877 — MGSERWKERGRQLLQTPFLRELFYVITLSLLSLILPLSFLLLARLANAHYIISFTSLPSSLPFSSLFPLSLLYTNPSYPNLLHLLVSIISFTALLQALMGHFAFIPHSNSNSTKSTTTPTSQAYLYTAWALLCTFDVCVVLGIEGTIADGFWPLDLDGISIGIGRGSARSINLMIRVVFFIGMHETMLHWSRVTVRPVVDDTVLRVVREERLVERVAMAASFGGLWWWGLRKEVEAMVVILEVKRELLMNVELADVVNCLLYYLTITIALVRLYWGLVWVAKFLCTSLQRNYDQSGDGDDDDSKV, encoded by the coding sequence ATGGGTTCTGAGAGATGGAAGGAAAGAGGTCGGCAGCTGTTGCAGACACCATTCTTGAGGGAACTTTTCTATGTCATCACTCTCTCCCTCCTTAGTCTCATCCTTCCCCTATCTTTCCTGCTTCTGGCCAGGCTTGCTAATGCCCATTACATCATTTCCTTCACTTCTCTACCCTCTTCACTACCTTTCTCCTCCTTATTCCCACTCTCCTTGCTCTACACCAACCCAAGTTACCCAAACCTTCTTCATCTCCTTGTATCCATTATCAGCTTCACAGCTCTTCTGCAAGCCTTGATGGGTCATTTTGCTTTCATTCCACATAGCAACAGCAACAGTACTAAGTCAACTACTACTCCCACATCCCAAGCTTACCTCTACACTGCCTGGGCTTTACTCTGCACGTTTGATGTCTGTGTTGTATTGGGCATTGAAGGGACTATAGCAGATGGGTTTTGGCCCCTCGACTTGGATGGCATCAGCATAGGCATAGGCAGAGGCAGTGCCAGAAGCATAAATTTGATGATTCGGGTTGTGTTCTTTATAGGGATGCATGAGACGATGCTTCATTGGTCAAGAGTCACTGTGAGACCAGTGGTGGATGACACTGTGTTAAGGGTAGTGAGGGAGGAAAGGTTGGTGGAGAGGGTTGCCATGGCTGCAAGCTTTGGTGGCTTGTGGTGGTGGGGACTGAGGAAAGAGGTGGAAGCCATGGTAGTCATCCTTGAGGTGAAGAGAGAGCTGTTGATGAATGTAGAATTGGCTGATGTTGTTAATTGCTTGCTCTATTACTTGACTATAACGATTGCTTTAGTGAGGTTATATTGGGGCCTCGTTTGGGTGGCCAAATTCCTCTGCACCAGTCTTCAAAGAAACTATGATCAATccggtgatggtgatgatgatgatagcaAGGTCTAG
- the LOC122085736 gene encoding ubiquitin-conjugating enzyme E2 32-like: MAEERYNLKNPAVKRILQEVKEMQANPSDDFMSLPLEENIFEWQFAIRGPCDTEFEGGIYHGRIQLPADYPFQPPAFMMLTPNGRFETQTKICLSISNHHPEHWQPSWSVRTALVALIAFMPTNPDGALGSLDYKKEERHALAIKSREAAPRFGTPERQKLIDEIHEYMLSKAPPVPQLSPQQISVEPTTIEEGEAESSPQNAGVDAVDEVHPNPEGDDNRMVEDVREVHVNANAGPLRVSFSAGLRVSRQVPVVDPNGNEQPEQRAEIRVQKPSDDRLFTWAAVGLTVAIVVLLLKKFLKSNGYAAGYLDGL, encoded by the exons ATGGCGGAGGAGAGGTACAACCTGAAGAATCCAGCGGTAAAGAGGATTCTTCAAGAGGTGAAGGAGATGCAAGCAAACCCTTCCGATGATTTCATGAGCCTTCCACTCGAG GAAAATATATTTGAATGGCAATTTGCCATTAGGGGCCCTTGTGACACCGAGTTTGAGGGAGGAATTTATCATGGACGTATCCAGTTGCCAGCAGATTATCCGTTCCAGCCTCCTGCATTTATGATGCTAACA CCAAATGGCCGTTTTGAAACTCAAACAAAGATTTGCCTAAGCATATCAAATCATCATCCTGAGCATTGGCAGCCCTCATGGAGTG TCCGGACTGCTTTGGTAGCACTGATTGCATTCATGCCCACCAACCCAGATGGTGCATTAGGCTCACTGGATTACAAGAAGGAAGAACGGCATGCATTGGCCATCAAATCTCGTGAAGCAGCTCCAAGATTTGGAACTCCAGAACGCCAAAAACTGATTGATGAG ATTCACGAGTATATGCTAAGCAAAGCACCCCCTGTTCCCCAACTCAGCCCTCAACAGATTTCCGTTGAACCCACTACCATTGAAGAAGGGGAAGCAGAAAGCAGTCCACAAAATGCTGGTGTAGATGCAGTGGATGAGGTGCATCCCAATCCGGAAGGGGATGACAACAGGATGGTGGAAGACGTGCGGGAAGTTCATGTGAATGCTAATGCTGGGCCCTTGAGAGTCAGTTTCAGTGCGGGATTGAGGGTGTCTAGACAAGTGCCAGTTGTGGATCCCAATGGCAATGAGCAACCAGAGCAGAGGGCAGAAATTAGGGTGCAGAAGCCGTCTGACGATCGTTTGTTTACATGGGCTGCTGTTGGTCTTACTGTTGCCATTGTGGTTCTTTTACTGAAGAAATTCTTGAAGTCTAATGGATATGCTGCTGGTTATTTGGATGGGTTGTAA
- the LOC122087283 gene encoding uncharacterized protein LOC122087283 translates to MAAPSSFFCSLKFLVVICLITAVPLAFVISLERRIRSEGFCYEYHSLGWLRESSKWDDLNRRFLVSSFNGGLAQIPIPQDHTSGTVLLEEAVVRDDEVSGNATLGIVIDRPRNRILVAIADVVGNRYGAVAAYDLNTWKRLFLTQLNGRPGDDKAFADDVAVDQDGNAYITDAKGNKIWKVGVEGDLISVIRSPLFHPKDWYKNIVGLNGIVYHPKGFLLVIHTFTGNLFKIDHLGDKEEVEVKLVKLVGGGSLVLGDGIELLSPTKLVVAGSTPSGRLVESLDGWETAKVVAKYSGPLHRVATAVTVKDGKPYLSHLLGLGLPRRKHVIVEAAFSPV, encoded by the exons ATGGCCGCACCATCATCTTTCTTCTGCTCTTTGAAGTTTCTGGTAGTGATTTGCCTTATAACGGCGGTTCCTCTGGCCTTCGTGATATCGTTGGAGAGGAGGATCAGATCGGAGGGTTTCTGCTACGAGTACCACAGCCTTGGATGGTTGAGGGAAAGCAGCAAATGGGACGATCTCAACCGTCGCTTCCTCGTCTCCAGCTTCAACGGCGGTCTCGCCCAGATCCCCATTCCTCAAGACCACACCTCCGGCACCGTCTTGCTGGAGGAAGCCGTCGTCCGTGACGATGAAGTTTCAGGGAACGCTACGTTGGGCATCGTGATCGACCGTCCCAGGAACCGTATCCTGGTCGCCATTGCCGATGTTGTCGGCAATCGATATGGTGCCGTCGCTGCTTACGATCTCAACACCTGGAAGCGCCTCTTCCTCACTCAGCTCAACGGCCGCCCAG GCGATGATAAGGCATTCGCAGATGATGTAGCAGTAGATCAAGATGGCAATGCTTACATTACAGATGCCAAGGGCAACAAGATATGGAAGGTAGGAGTGGAGGGAGACCTGATATCTGTGATCAGAAGCCCACTCTTCCACCCCAAAGACTGGTACAAGAACATTGTAGGACTCAATGGGATAGTTTACCATCCAAAGGGTTTCTTGCTGGTCATCCACACCTTCACTGGCAATCTCTTTAAGATAGATCATTTGGGGGATAAAGAAGAAGTGGAGGTTAAGTTAGTTAAGTTAGTTGGAGGAGGTTCTCTGGTCCTTGGTGATGGCATAGAGCTGTTGTCTCCTACAAAGCTTGTGGTTGCAGGGTCGACACCTTCTGGGAGATTGGTTGAGAGCTTGGATGGATGGGAGACGGCTAAGGTGGTCGCCAAATACTCCGGGCCTTTGCATCGGGTGGCCACCGCCGTGACTGTCAAGGATGGAAAGCCGTATCTGAGCCACTTGCTTGGCTTGGGACTGCCTAGGAGAAAGCATGTCATCGTCGAGGCCGCCTTCTCCCCGGTTTAA